In Neosynechococcus sphagnicola sy1, the genomic stretch ACAAGTACTTTTTAGTTGGGCAAAAATTAGGCCAGTTGAAGATGCCGTTAGAGATTGGATGACTAGTAGAGGTCATAGATATAACCTTCTTTATAAAGAACACACCGCAGGTGCCATAGCTTGCTATAAGGACAAGTGCGTATTCCTGGGCTTAAATCAAAATCAGTTTGGCAAGGGGTGTTACAAGATGGCTGACACTAAAAAAATCTGGAAGACTGCCCCACCAAAACCAGAGGAGGTAACTATTGATGAGCGTGACTTCAGGCGAACAGTCCCCACCCCCAGCATCAAATTGCACTAAAAACATCGCCATTGGAGAACCGATAGCCGCCATTACTCATGCCCTTGGATGGGTTGGGGGGCGAAGCTGTCGGGGATATCTTCAATTGGCTTTTTAACGAGTTTGCACAGGATTTTGATTTGAGGGATCGTCAACTGGGCAACCGTGCGGCCTTTTTCCCAGTTTCTGACTGTAGTATCACTGACTCCCAACGCTTCAGCCAGCTCACTTTGGGTTAAACCTGCCTGCATTCTCAACAGCATAAGTGGCGAGACCAATTTTTTAACCATTTTACCGTAATTTGATTGACGTATACCGTAATTTGAATTACGCTCAAGAAGACAAACAAAGAGACGGACGGGGTTGCCCCATCCGCCACTGAGTTTTAGTGCTTTTCATACCCTAGTTTCCCAGACTCATGAGCCTGTAAGTCGTCGCGTCCGCCTTGCCTGGTATCAGTGGATTTGAGGGTTCTTACGCAATTTTTCACATTTGTTCACATTCTCACCTGCGATCGCGGCTAATAACCGGGCGATCGCTAGCTCTGCTATGGCTATTTACAAAATTCCCAAGGGCACCATCCCCAGGGAATGCCGGGGTTGCAATGCCCTGATCTGGTGGGTCGAGACGAAACACAAACGCTGGATTCCTGTTGATATCTCAGGAGAAGCCCATTTTGTTAGCTGTCCCCAGGCTTCTCGTTTTCGCAGACCCCGCCGTCGTCCAGACAAGGGGGCATCATGACCACCAACACAATCAGGGGCACATACCGTAGGGACTGCATCGGCTGTAGTTCTCTGGTGGGGTGGTACCGGGATGTAGGCGGACGCTGGTTACCTGTCCACTACAAAACCAAATCCCACCGTTTGGGCTGTTTCAATGCTGTCCGTTTTCGCAAACATCACCGCCGTCAACACAGGGGGGCATCATGACCGAGACTCTGATCGAATTCATCACTAACCTCGACACGGCGGACTTAGAGCGACTAACCGCCGTCCTGGAAGCCTGGGATGGCAGCGGCGATGACCTGATCGATACCGCCCAACAATATGCAGCCCTGCTTCTGGCGGATAGAGCCGTGTCCGACTCAGGGAGGCCTTCGGCATGACCTTCTTCGTTAGGTTGCCTGAGAGCAGTCGGATCATCAACCTGGATGGAATCCGGGAAATCAAAATCATTGATGAACTGGATGGCCTTTGCCTCAAGTGGCATGAATATAGCCTCATGCTCAGTGGCGGCGATCGCTCGGCGGTTCTGAATGCGATCGCGCGAGCAGACCCGGCTCAATTCCCCGACTTCCCCTTTGACCAGGAGGTAGAACCCGACCATCCATTTTGAACAAACCGCCTGATGAGCCAGTGAAACTCTGGCGAAACATCCCTACCCTGGGATGTCGCGGTGCGGGGTCGCTCCCTGTCCGTAGGGTGCCTAGATGTCGAAGTGAGCTACGGCTCGTTGCTGTTCATAGGCTTATACCCTTTACAATCCCAATCGCTTTGAAAGTGAATGAGGCTGCGGCCTATGGGTGATTCATAAGCACCACCGGGATTGTTAATAGCGATTGCTCACCTACTCAGCTAAATCATGCTTAGAGTCCTCGGATTGGATGTGTCCAAGGACAACGTTACCTGTTGTCTTTTGACCACCAGGGTTGAACCTCGAAAATTATATCTAGACCATGAATTCCCCAGGTTCTATGCCAATACCATCGGCATTAAAGGGCTGCTGTCCCTGAAGCCGAATGTGGCAGTGCTGGAACCCACCGGCATGAACTACACCAAGATATGGGTCACCAAACTCATTGAAGCTGGGGTAGAGGTGGTGTTGGTGGGGCACAAGCAGCTCAAAAAGGGCGATCACGGCTAATAACCGGGAGATCGCCCTTTCTCATTACAGAAACCCACTAAAGTGAACAGCAGGTCTGGCAGATTGCCATGATTGAACAGGTTGTCACTCTGGCAGATAGTGGTAATGCAGAATGAATCGATGGCGATGAGGTAGAAGCTTGGCTGGATTCATAGGGAACAAGTAACGAGAAAACCGCTCCGATCAATCAATAACATGCGCCTCGTTTTTCTCATTACGGCTGTTGAAGACTTGAGAGTTATCCGCTCTTTTTTTGACCAGGACAACCCCGAAGCAGCTCAGAAGGTTGCCGCCCGTTTGAAAGAAATAATCAATGGGTTAAGAAACTTACCTAGTTTTGGTAAACCAGGACGGGTGTTCGGTACGCGGGAACTGGTAACACCTCCTATGGCAAAGAAAAGAACCACGTATGTATGACAAAGTGTCCATTTTGCCATACATACTTATTGATGACACACCCTAGGACTGCTATATAGCGTTTGGACATGGTAAGTTCTTGGGCAATGAAGTTGTAGTCAACTGATCACCTCTGCAACTTCTCCTAAACTCACAAAAATAAGATTGACTAACCACTAGGATTCAAACAGCACTCCGTGATATTGACAGAATGCTTACAAAAAAAGCTAACCACACCGACCCTACAACCAATCACCGCTGATGGGGGATTCTGGTTGCTTCTGAGTTTGAGCTTTCCTGTCATCTACGGCATTTTAGGGCTGCAACAGGCATTTGGGAGCCCGTATGTGATCAATGATGATGCGCGGCAGCATCTGGTGTGGATGCAGCGGTTCCTGGATCCGGGACTCTTCCCCCAGGATTGGATTGCGGATTACTACCAGTCGATTCAGCCGCCGGGATTTCTCGCCTTTTATCAAGGGATGGCTCACCTAGGGTGCAATCCCCTCTGGGTGGCGAAGATCTTGCCCCCGATTTTGGCGCTGGTGACCACGGTCTACTGTTATGGGGTGACGGTGCAGATTTTGCCCGTTCCCGTGGCCGGATTCATCGCCTCCCTCCTGCTGAATCAGCGCCTGTTCATGACGGATGATTTATTTTCAGCCACGTCGCGGGCGTTTTTATATCCGCTGTTTTTGGCCTGTCTCTACTATTTATTGCGGCGATCGCTCGGGCCAATGCTAGTGGCCCTTGCCCTGCTGACCCTGATCTAACCCCCCCCTGTCCTTAGTAGCTCTAGGTGTGCTGATCCTCCACGGGTTAGAGTGGCAGCGGGGATGCCCCCGATTGTCCTGCCAGCCCGTGATGCGCTGGCTTTGTGGCGCTGGGATCGGGGTGATTTGTCTGCTGCTGCTGCCCCAGGTGCTGGCAACGAATCCCTTTGGTCCCCTGGTAACTGTTGCTGAGGCGAAGCAGATGCCAGAGTTTTTGCCCGGTGGCCGCACCGTCTTATTTATTCCCGATACTTGGCGGTTCTGGATGGCCGGGAATCGGACGGGGTTGCGGTTAGCCTTGACTCCCCCGCTGTTGGGAGCTGGACTGTTGCTGCCCCTACTGATCTGGCGGCGATCGCCGGAGGGTCACTCCAGCACCGGGCATCGGTTCCCCTTAGTGGCGGCGATCACCGATGCAGTCAACATTCTCTGGCAGTTGTGCTTGTCTTCCGTTGGGTTATTTTTGCTCGCCCACGCCTTGTTATTTAAGTTGTATTTGCCCAGTCGCTATACGGTTCACAGTCTGCGGATGATTTTAGCGATCGCAGCTGGGGTGGTTTTAACCCTCTTTTTAGATGCCGTTTGGGGTTGGGCCGCAACGCGATCGGGAGCCGGAACTCTGACCCCTAGGCGGCAAATTTTGGCACTGGGTCTCGCCACTGTCCTGGGGATGCTGCTGGTGTTGTTTCCACTGGTGTGGGGCCGGGGCTTCCCCAACGTCGGATATGTGACGGGGACAGCCCCGGAGGTCTATGAGTTCTTTGCCCAACAACCTCGGGATACTTTAGTCGCCTCGATTTCATCAGAAGCGAATAATCTGCCAGGGTTTACCCAACGCTCGACTCTGGTGGGTCAGGAATATGCCATTCCCTATCACCTTGGCTACTATCACCCCCTGCGGCAGCGGATCCTCGACACGATTCGCGCCCAATACAGTCCCAGTCTATCGGTGCTCCAAGGGTTCATTCACCAGTACGGCGTAGATTGGTGGCTCCTTGACAAAGCGGCGTTTCAAGTACCGTATTTTGCCCAAGAACCTTGGTTGCAACAGTTTCAACCCTTCACCCAGGATGCCAAAACTCTGTTAGAGCAGGGAAAAGTCCCAGCACTGGCCGAGGCAATGGAGCGCTGTACAGTGTTGGACTCAGAGCAGTTCACGGTTGTCAGGGCGGACTGCCTCAGCCGCCTTGGTTCCGAGTCGTCTTTTTGAGCGAAAGAAAAAGCGATCGCCTCAATAGCAGAGGGCGATCGCTTTTAGGTGTTTGAAGATGAATTCAGGAGGAGATGTCAGCGATGAAATTCTGACATCTCACGCCTGCGTTGATTAGTAGTCGAAGTCACCACCCATGCCAGCGCCAGCGCCAGCAGGAGCATTATCCTTGGGTTCCGGCTTATCCACCACGATGCACTCTGTGGTCAGTACCATGCCAGCAATGGAAGCCGCATTTTGGAGTGCTGAACGGGTCACCTTGGCCGGGTCAACAATCCCAGCGTCGAACATGTCAACGAATTCATTGGTGGCGGCGTTATAGCCCACATTGAATTCCTTTTCTTTCACACGCTCGGCAATCACAGCACCGTTCTGACCCGCATTTTCAGCGATGCGCTTCAGGGGAGCCGCGAGCGCGCGGGCAACAATGGTAGCGCCAATCAGCTCTTCATTCTTGAGGCTGCTGTTCGCCCAAGCTTCCAGTTGGGGAGACAGGTGAGCCAGGGTTGTTCCACCACCGGGCACAATCCCTTCTTCCACCGCAGCTTTGGTGGCGTTAATGGCATCTTCCAGGCGGAGTTTGCGATCCTTCATTTCAGTCTCGGTGGCGGCACCGACCTTGATTACAGCCACCCCACCAGCCAGTTTTGCCAGACGCTCTTGGAGCTTTTCCTTGTCATAGGAAGAATCGGTTTCGTCCATCTGACGACGGATTTGCTCGCAACGAGCCTTAACAGCCTTCTCATTGCCTTCGGCAACAATCGTGGTGTTGTCCTTGGTGATCGTGATCCGGCGAGCTTTACCCAGCATTTCCAGCTTGGTATTGTCTAGCTTCAACCCAGCATCTTCAGTGATCAACTGACCACCCGTGAGCACGGCGATGTCTTCCAGCATGGCCTTACGGCGATCGCCGAAACCAGGAGCCTTGACAGCAGCCACATTGAGTACCCCACGCAGGCGGTTCACCACCAGGGTTGCCAGGGCTTCTTTCTCAATATCTTCAGCAATGATTACCAAGGGACGACCGGCACGCGCAACTTGCTCGAGCACGGGCACTAGGTCTTGCACAAGGGCAATTTTCTTATCCGTTAACAGGATAAAGGGTTCATCCAGAACCGCCTCCATGCGCTCGGTATCGGTGGCGAAGTAGGGAGAGATATAGCCCTTGTCAAAGCGCATCCCTTCGGTAACTTCCAGTTCCGTAGTCATAGACTTGCCTTCTTCCAGGGAAATCACCCCTTCCTTGCCCACCTTGTCCATGGCGCTGGCAATCATTTGGCCGACTTCATCGTCGTTACCCGCAGAAATGGAGGCGACTTGGGCGATCGCCTTAGAATCTTCCACCTGACGAGCATGGGCAGCAATCTGTTCGACGAGGAACCCCGTTGCCTTATCAATCCCACGCTTCAGGGAAATGGCATTAGCTCCCGCTGCCACATTCCGCAGACCTTCTTTGACCATGGCATGGGCCAACACCGTAGCAGTGGTAGTACCATCTCCAGCGGCATCGTTGGTCTTGGAAGCTGCCTGACGAATCAGCGCCACCCCGGTGTTCTCAACGTGATCTTCCAGTTCAATTTCCTTAGCGATGGTGACACCATCGTTGATAATCTGGGGAGCGCCGAACTTCTTCTCCAGAACCACATTCCGACCCTTGGGACCGAGGGTGACCGCCACGGCTTCTGCCAGGATGTCCATGCCTCGTTCCAGGGCGCGACGAGCGTTTTCGTTGTAAATAATCCGCTTAGCCATAGGTGTATCCGTGATGTTGATGATTGACTTCAAAAGAACGTAGTGCTAGCCATCTGCCATCAGCTAGAGATCAGCTGGCTGGAAAGTTTCGACCCTGCCAGCAGCCAGCAGCTGAAAAATCAGGTGGATAGCCTATCCAACGACTGCCAGAATATCTTTCTCAGACAATAGAACATACTCTTCTGTCCCGAGTTTGATGTCCGTGCCTGCATACTTGGAGTAGAGAACTTTGTCTCCCACCTTGACTTCCAATTCCTGACGGGTGCCATCGTCATTACGCTTGCCAGGGCCGACTGCTGCAATTTCCCCAACCTGGGGCTTTTCCTTCGCGGTATCAGGAAGAAGAATTCCACCCGCGGTCTTCTCTTCGGAGGCGCTCACTTTCACAAAAACGCGATCGCCCAGAGGTTTGACAGTAGAAACGCTCAGAGAC encodes the following:
- a CDS encoding helix-turn-helix transcriptional regulator is translated as MVKKLVSPLMLLRMQAGLTQSELAEALGVSDTTVRNWEKGRTVAQLTIPQIKILCKLVKKPIEDIPDSFAPQPIQGHE
- a CDS encoding IS110 family transposase, which gives rise to MLRVLGLDVSKDNVTCCLLTTRVEPRKLYLDHEFPRFYANTIGIKGLLSLKPNVAVLEPTGMNYTKIWVTKLIEAGVEVVLVGHKQLKKGDHG
- the groES gene encoding co-chaperone GroES, with protein sequence MAAVSLSVSTVKPLGDRVFVKVSASEEKTAGGILLPDTAKEKPQVGEIAAVGPGKRNDDGTRQELEVKVGDKVLYSKYAGTDIKLGTEEYVLLSEKDILAVVG
- a CDS encoding type II toxin-antitoxin system RelE/ParE family toxin, coding for MRLVFLITAVEDLRVIRSFFDQDNPEAAQKVAARLKEIINGLRNLPSFGKPGRVFGTRELVTPPMAKKRTTYV
- the groL gene encoding chaperonin GroEL (60 kDa chaperone family; promotes refolding of misfolded polypeptides especially under stressful conditions; forms two stacked rings of heptamers to form a barrel-shaped 14mer; ends can be capped by GroES; misfolded proteins enter the barrel where they are refolded when GroES binds) — its product is MAKRIIYNENARRALERGMDILAEAVAVTLGPKGRNVVLEKKFGAPQIINDGVTIAKEIELEDHVENTGVALIRQAASKTNDAAGDGTTTATVLAHAMVKEGLRNVAAGANAISLKRGIDKATGFLVEQIAAHARQVEDSKAIAQVASISAGNDDEVGQMIASAMDKVGKEGVISLEEGKSMTTELEVTEGMRFDKGYISPYFATDTERMEAVLDEPFILLTDKKIALVQDLVPVLEQVARAGRPLVIIAEDIEKEALATLVVNRLRGVLNVAAVKAPGFGDRRKAMLEDIAVLTGGQLITEDAGLKLDNTKLEMLGKARRITITKDNTTIVAEGNEKAVKARCEQIRRQMDETDSSYDKEKLQERLAKLAGGVAVIKVGAATETEMKDRKLRLEDAINATKAAVEEGIVPGGGTTLAHLSPQLEAWANSSLKNEELIGATIVARALAAPLKRIAENAGQNGAVIAERVKEKEFNVGYNAATNEFVDMFDAGIVDPAKVTRSALQNAASIAGMVLTTECIVVDKPEPKDNAPAGAGAGMGGDFDY